From a single Theropithecus gelada isolate Dixy chromosome 8, Tgel_1.0, whole genome shotgun sequence genomic region:
- the ASAH1 gene encoding acid ceramidase isoform X2, whose translation MLGRSRLALVLLAAAVSCAVAQHAPPWTEDCRKSTYPPSGPTVFAAIIRYRGPAPWYTINLDLPPYKRWHELMVDKAPMLKVIVNSLKNMVNTFVPSGKVMQIVDEKLPGLLGNFPGPFEEEMRGIAAVTDIPLGEIISYNIFYEFFTLCTSIVAEDKKGHLIHGRNMDFGVFLGWNINNDTWVITEELKPLTVNLDFQRNNKTVFKASSFAGYVGMLTGFKPGLFSLTLNERFSVNGGYLGILEWILGKKDAMWIGFLTRTVLENSTSYEEAKNILTNTKILAPAYFILGGNQSGEGCVITRDRKESLDVYELDAKQGRWYVVQTNYDRWKNPFFLDDRRTPAKMCLNRTTQENISFENMYDVLSTKPVLNKLTVFTTLIDVTKDQFETYIRDCPDPCIGW comes from the exons tgGACAGAAGACTGCAGAAAATCAACCTATCCTCCTTCAGGACCAAC TGTCTTCGCTGCTATTATAAG GTACAGAGGTCCAGCTCCATGGTACACCATAAATCTTGATTTACCACCCTACAAAAGATGGCATGAATTGATGGTTGACAAGGCACCAATG ctaaAAGTTATAGTGAATTCTCTGAAGAATATGGTAAATACATTCGTCCCAAGTGGAAAAGTTATGCAGATAGTGGATGAAAAATTg CCTGGCCTACTTGGCAACTTTCCTGGCCCTTTTGAAGAGGAAATGAGGGGTATCGCCGCTGTTACTGATATACCTTTAG GAGAGATTAtttcatacaatattttttaCGAGTTTTTTACCCTTTGTACTTCGAtagtagcagaagacaaaaaag GTCATCTAATACATGGGAGAAACATGGATTTTGGAGTATTTCTTGG GTGGAACATAAATAATGATACCTGGGTCATAACTGAGGAACTAAAACCTTTAACGGTGAATTTGGACTtccaaagaaacaacaaaactgtCTTCAAGGCTTCAAGCTTTGCTGGCTATGTGGGCATGTTAACAGGATTCAAACCA GGACTGTTCAGTCTTACACTGAATGAACGTTTCAGTGTAAATGGTGGTTATCTGG GTATTCTAGAATGGATTTTGGGAAAGAAAGATGCCATGTGGATAGGGTTTCTCACTAGAACAGTTCTGGAAAATAGCACAAG TTATGAGGAAGCCAAGAATATATTGACCAACACCAAGATACTGGCCCCAGCCTACTTTATCCTGGGAGGCAACCAGTCTGGGGAGGGTTGTGTGATTACACGAGACAGAAAGGAATCATTGGATGTATATGA ACTCGATGCTAAGCAGGGTAGATGGTATGTGGTACAAACAAATTATGACCGTTGGAAAAATCCCTTCTTCCTTGATGATCGCAGAACGCCTGCAAAGATGTGTCTGAACCGCACCACCCAAGAG aatATCTCATTTGAAAACATGTATGATGTCCTGTCAACAAAACCTGTCCTCAACaag CTGACCGTGTTCACAACCTTGATAGATGTTACCAAAGATCAGTTTGAAACTTACATCCGGGACTGCCCTGACCCTTGTATAGGTTGGTGA
- the ASAH1 gene encoding acid ceramidase isoform X1: MNGRVWLGDKARGSHLASSPSLSALFTEASILGFGSSAVKAQWTEDCRKSTYPPSGPTYRGPAPWYTINLDLPPYKRWHELMVDKAPMLKVIVNSLKNMVNTFVPSGKVMQIVDEKLPGLLGNFPGPFEEEMRGIAAVTDIPLGEIISYNIFYEFFTLCTSIVAEDKKGHLIHGRNMDFGVFLGWNINNDTWVITEELKPLTVNLDFQRNNKTVFKASSFAGYVGMLTGFKPGLFSLTLNERFSVNGGYLGILEWILGKKDAMWIGFLTRTVLENSTSYEEAKNILTNTKILAPAYFILGGNQSGEGCVITRDRKESLDVYELDAKQGRWYVVQTNYDRWKNPFFLDDRRTPAKMCLNRTTQENISFENMYDVLSTKPVLNKLTVFTTLIDVTKDQFETYIRDCPDPCIGW, translated from the exons tgGACAGAAGACTGCAGAAAATCAACCTATCCTCCTTCAGGACCAAC GTACAGAGGTCCAGCTCCATGGTACACCATAAATCTTGATTTACCACCCTACAAAAGATGGCATGAATTGATGGTTGACAAGGCACCAATG ctaaAAGTTATAGTGAATTCTCTGAAGAATATGGTAAATACATTCGTCCCAAGTGGAAAAGTTATGCAGATAGTGGATGAAAAATTg CCTGGCCTACTTGGCAACTTTCCTGGCCCTTTTGAAGAGGAAATGAGGGGTATCGCCGCTGTTACTGATATACCTTTAG GAGAGATTAtttcatacaatattttttaCGAGTTTTTTACCCTTTGTACTTCGAtagtagcagaagacaaaaaag GTCATCTAATACATGGGAGAAACATGGATTTTGGAGTATTTCTTGG GTGGAACATAAATAATGATACCTGGGTCATAACTGAGGAACTAAAACCTTTAACGGTGAATTTGGACTtccaaagaaacaacaaaactgtCTTCAAGGCTTCAAGCTTTGCTGGCTATGTGGGCATGTTAACAGGATTCAAACCA GGACTGTTCAGTCTTACACTGAATGAACGTTTCAGTGTAAATGGTGGTTATCTGG GTATTCTAGAATGGATTTTGGGAAAGAAAGATGCCATGTGGATAGGGTTTCTCACTAGAACAGTTCTGGAAAATAGCACAAG TTATGAGGAAGCCAAGAATATATTGACCAACACCAAGATACTGGCCCCAGCCTACTTTATCCTGGGAGGCAACCAGTCTGGGGAGGGTTGTGTGATTACACGAGACAGAAAGGAATCATTGGATGTATATGA ACTCGATGCTAAGCAGGGTAGATGGTATGTGGTACAAACAAATTATGACCGTTGGAAAAATCCCTTCTTCCTTGATGATCGCAGAACGCCTGCAAAGATGTGTCTGAACCGCACCACCCAAGAG aatATCTCATTTGAAAACATGTATGATGTCCTGTCAACAAAACCTGTCCTCAACaag CTGACCGTGTTCACAACCTTGATAGATGTTACCAAAGATCAGTTTGAAACTTACATCCGGGACTGCCCTGACCCTTGTATAGGTTGGTGA